In Candidatus Polarisedimenticolaceae bacterium, the following proteins share a genomic window:
- a CDS encoding FkbM family methyltransferase has product MDAPLVILRAITTRLPRIRGAGIVGNWARDFYARRPRPRVVADVLGLRMTLDPMENVDGSLLFFPHLYDHREIAALLDALPKDGVFVDVGAHIGFYALQAARRIGAGGRVVAIEADPKTATHLAENVGLNPGLPVTVVAVAVSDEEGTARLGLNTAGNRGGNSLLATGSRAIDVPCRPLAAILADAGLTHVDGMKLDVEGMEFRVLRRFLADATEAMKPRIVVLEHQSHFVDAGGGDANALLESAGYRCALRTSINRVLVRP; this is encoded by the coding sequence GTGGATGCGCCGCTCGTGATCTTGCGGGCGATCACGACACGTCTCCCGAGGATTCGCGGCGCCGGGATCGTCGGGAACTGGGCGCGCGACTTCTACGCGCGCCGGCCGCGGCCGCGTGTCGTCGCCGACGTCCTCGGGCTGCGCATGACGCTCGATCCGATGGAGAACGTCGACGGCTCGCTCCTCTTCTTCCCGCACCTCTACGACCATCGCGAGATCGCGGCGCTTCTCGACGCGCTCCCGAAGGACGGCGTCTTCGTCGACGTCGGCGCTCACATCGGGTTCTACGCGCTCCAGGCCGCGCGCCGCATCGGCGCCGGAGGCCGGGTCGTCGCGATCGAGGCCGATCCCAAGACCGCCACGCATCTCGCCGAGAACGTGGGCCTGAACCCGGGACTCCCGGTGACGGTCGTTGCGGTCGCGGTGTCCGACGAAGAGGGGACGGCGCGCCTCGGCCTGAACACCGCCGGAAACCGCGGCGGCAACTCGCTCCTCGCCACCGGCAGCCGGGCGATCGACGTTCCATGCCGTCCGCTTGCCGCGATCCTCGCCGACGCGGGGTTGACCCACGTCGACGGGATGAAGCTCGACGTCGAGGGGATGGAGTTCCGTGTCCTGCGCCGCTTCCTCGCCGATGCCACGGAGGCGATGAAGCCACGCATCGTCGTGCTCGAGCATCAGAGCCATTTCGTGGACGCCGGGGGCGGCGACGCGAACGCGCTCCTCGAGAGCGCCGGGTACCGGTGCGCGCTGAGGACGAGCATCAACCGGGTCCTGGTGCGCCCTTGA
- a CDS encoding lipid II flippase MurJ, which yields MTEGWRDKLVRRAGGGLLPAIAMVAASAAATRVAATIKDLVVARRFGTSDALDAFLIAFALPVFFAGTFRSAFYSAFVPRFLEVRARRGPDAGTALLAEAATPHLLILAGLAGSLALFASPIIAVVAHGFSDEKRALARALLVALAPFVVLDGASGIYTAALNARGRVVAAALLATIPPLVTLGTVAVLASRAGAYALVLGSLAGAVLEATAAMAAVRATGVGVLPALSRPGPEAAGVLRGFTILAGGGLLMSANAVIDQAMAATAGPGSVAAIGFGAKVPAALVGLAGLALATTTLPHYASLASERRFDEMASGLKRHATRIALVSAAGAAALALISRPLVRLLFEHGSFTAADTARVAAIQSLYALQLPGYLVGIVAARQLNALGRDRAILVVAATNFVLNAAGNWVFLHWIGVPGIALSTSLFYSIGAVVLLLTCRKALREKRRSIVDS from the coding sequence TTGACCGAAGGCTGGCGCGACAAGCTGGTCCGCCGCGCGGGAGGCGGCCTTCTGCCCGCGATCGCGATGGTCGCTGCCAGCGCCGCGGCGACGCGGGTGGCGGCGACGATCAAGGACCTCGTCGTCGCGCGGCGCTTCGGCACGTCCGACGCCCTCGACGCGTTCCTGATCGCTTTCGCGCTGCCGGTCTTCTTCGCGGGGACCTTCCGGAGCGCGTTCTACTCCGCCTTCGTCCCGCGCTTCCTGGAGGTGCGTGCGCGGCGCGGACCCGACGCGGGGACCGCGCTCCTCGCCGAGGCGGCGACACCGCACCTCTTGATCCTGGCGGGGCTCGCCGGAAGTCTCGCGCTCTTCGCCTCGCCGATCATCGCGGTCGTGGCGCACGGATTCTCCGATGAGAAGCGCGCGCTCGCGCGGGCGCTCCTCGTGGCGCTCGCGCCGTTCGTCGTCCTCGACGGCGCGTCGGGGATCTACACCGCGGCGCTCAACGCACGCGGCCGTGTCGTCGCGGCGGCCCTCCTCGCGACGATTCCGCCGCTCGTCACGCTCGGCACCGTGGCGGTGCTCGCCTCTCGCGCGGGGGCGTACGCGCTGGTCCTGGGGAGCCTGGCCGGCGCCGTGCTCGAAGCGACGGCCGCGATGGCGGCGGTGCGGGCCACCGGGGTCGGCGTCCTCCCCGCGCTCTCTCGCCCCGGGCCCGAGGCCGCGGGCGTGCTGCGCGGCTTTACGATCCTCGCGGGAGGCGGCCTCCTCATGTCCGCGAACGCTGTGATCGATCAAGCGATGGCGGCGACCGCGGGGCCGGGGAGCGTCGCCGCGATCGGCTTCGGCGCGAAGGTCCCGGCGGCGCTCGTCGGCCTCGCGGGCCTGGCGCTCGCGACGACGACCCTTCCGCACTACGCCTCGCTCGCCAGCGAGCGGCGCTTCGACGAGATGGCGTCGGGATTGAAGCGCCACGCGACCCGCATCGCGCTCGTTTCGGCCGCGGGCGCCGCGGCGCTCGCTCTCATTTCCCGGCCTCTCGTGCGCCTGCTCTTCGAGCACGGCTCGTTCACCGCCGCCGACACCGCCCGCGTCGCCGCGATCCAATCGCTGTACGCTCTCCAGCTCCCCGGCTACCTCGTCGGAATCGTCGCCGCGCGGCAGCTGAACGCGCTCGGGCGCGATCGCGCCATCCTCGTGGTCGCCGCAACGAACTTCGTGCTCAACGCGGCGGGCAATTGGGTCTTCCTCCACTGGATCGGCGTACCCGGGATCGCGCTCTCGACGTCGCTCTTCTACTCCATCGGTGCGGTCGTGCTGCTTCTGA